A region of Aneurinibacillus sp. REN35 DNA encodes the following proteins:
- the ftsZ gene encoding cell division protein FtsZ: MLEFDLEMDTLAQIKVIGVGGGGSNAVNRMIEGGIQGVEFIAVNTDYQALNLSKAQHKLQIGAKLTRGLGAGANPDVGKKAAEESREHIEQALRGADLVFVTAGMGGGTGTGAAPVIAEIAKEIGALTVGVVTRPFTFEGRKRQLQAEQGICALKEKVDTLIVIPNDRLLEIVDKNTPMLEAFREADNVLRQGVQGISDLIAVPGLINLDFADVKTIMTERGSALMGIGIATGESRAAEAAKKAICSPLLETSIDGARGVLMNITGGTNLSLYEVNEAADIVASASDEEVNMIFGAVINENLKDEIVVTVIATGFEESQQQAARRPQMDAGREKQAGSPNVRPIRRAQVDAEREMDEPQLPTSRPEPRPASTNNGLDSLDIPTFLRNRRRKK, encoded by the coding sequence ATGTTGGAATTCGACTTGGAAATGGATACATTAGCGCAGATAAAGGTGATCGGTGTAGGTGGCGGCGGAAGTAACGCTGTAAACCGCATGATTGAGGGCGGGATTCAAGGTGTAGAATTTATCGCTGTCAACACGGACTATCAAGCGCTGAATTTGTCAAAAGCACAGCATAAGCTGCAGATTGGTGCGAAGCTGACACGCGGATTAGGTGCAGGTGCAAATCCTGACGTAGGTAAGAAGGCAGCGGAAGAGAGCCGTGAACATATTGAGCAGGCTCTTCGCGGTGCTGATCTTGTTTTTGTTACTGCCGGTATGGGTGGTGGAACGGGAACTGGTGCAGCCCCTGTTATTGCGGAAATTGCAAAGGAAATCGGAGCGTTAACAGTCGGCGTAGTAACCCGCCCATTCACATTTGAAGGACGTAAGCGTCAACTGCAGGCTGAGCAAGGAATCTGCGCTTTAAAGGAGAAAGTTGATACGCTCATCGTTATTCCAAACGATCGACTATTAGAAATCGTTGATAAGAATACTCCAATGCTTGAAGCGTTCCGTGAAGCAGATAATGTGCTTCGCCAAGGTGTGCAAGGTATCTCTGACCTCATTGCGGTACCTGGCCTTATCAACTTGGATTTTGCTGACGTGAAGACAATCATGACGGAGCGAGGCTCGGCATTGATGGGAATTGGGATTGCTACAGGTGAAAGCCGGGCAGCAGAAGCAGCCAAAAAAGCAATCTGCTCTCCATTGCTTGAGACGTCTATTGATGGTGCACGCGGTGTACTGATGAATATTACAGGCGGCACGAACCTAAGTCTCTATGAAGTAAACGAAGCCGCTGACATCGTGGCTTCTGCCTCAGATGAGGAAGTAAATATGATTTTCGGTGCTGTCATTAATGAGAATCTAAAGGATGAAATTGTCGTTACAGTAATCGCGACAGGATTCGAGGAATCACAACAACAAGCGGCGCGTCGTCCACAGATGGATGCGGGACGTGAGAAACAAGCAGGCTCTCCGAATGTTCGACCGATACGTCGTGCTCAAGTAGATGCAGAGCGGGAGATGGACGAGCCACAACTTCCGACATCCCGTCCAGAACCACGTCCAGCCTCTACAAATAATGGACTTGACAGCCTAGATATTCCGACATTCCTACGTAACCGCAGACGTAAAAAATAA
- the ftsA gene encoding cell division protein FtsA produces MNNSEYIVSLDIGTSKVRVIIGEINSGTINVIGVGTADSQGIKKGAIVDIDETVQSIRQAVEKAERMVDLPIRHVIVGISGNHIQLQSSHGVVAVSSENREIADEDIERVMKAAQVIAIPPEREIIDVVPVQYIVDGLGEISDPRGMMGVRLEMEGTIITGAKTVIHNLARCIERAGLSIVGMYLMPLASSEIALTKDEKNLGVVLVDIGAGSTTVSVFEMGTLSAFSVLPIGGDYITNDIAIGLRTTTEEAKQIQLNSGCALVEEASEDEHFLVKRIGSDVEKEFTQVELANIIEPRAAEIFNLIEDELHLLGYDTDIPNGFVLTGGVANIPGLLELGRFELQAPVRIAIPDYIGVRDPAYTTGVGLIKYASKYYMNQMPQQAEAKQPQPKSNRKPNNSAPKAAKAPKEQGGVIKKVKEWFSEFI; encoded by the coding sequence TTGAACAACAGTGAATATATAGTCAGCTTAGATATTGGTACATCCAAAGTCAGAGTGATCATTGGAGAGATTAACAGCGGAACCATCAACGTTATTGGGGTCGGTACAGCGGATTCGCAAGGAATTAAGAAGGGCGCTATCGTTGATATTGATGAAACAGTGCAATCGATTCGGCAAGCTGTAGAAAAAGCGGAGCGGATGGTTGACCTGCCAATTCGCCATGTGATAGTAGGGATTTCTGGTAATCACATCCAGCTTCAATCAAGCCATGGAGTTGTTGCTGTATCCAGCGAGAATCGGGAAATTGCAGATGAAGATATCGAGCGCGTTATGAAAGCCGCACAGGTCATTGCCATTCCCCCAGAGAGAGAGATTATCGACGTGGTTCCCGTTCAATATATTGTTGATGGCCTAGGAGAGATTAGCGATCCGAGAGGTATGATGGGCGTTCGTCTCGAAATGGAAGGTACAATCATTACAGGAGCCAAGACTGTCATACATAATTTAGCGCGCTGCATAGAACGGGCAGGTCTGTCTATTGTTGGGATGTATCTTATGCCGCTTGCATCCAGTGAAATTGCATTGACGAAGGATGAAAAAAACTTAGGTGTAGTGCTTGTTGATATTGGCGCCGGCTCCACCACGGTGTCTGTTTTTGAGATGGGCACGTTGAGCGCGTTTTCTGTGCTGCCGATTGGTGGCGATTATATTACGAATGATATCGCAATCGGACTTCGGACAACTACGGAAGAAGCAAAGCAGATTCAATTAAACAGCGGCTGTGCATTAGTTGAAGAAGCAAGTGAAGATGAGCATTTCTTGGTTAAGCGAATCGGAAGCGATGTGGAGAAGGAATTTACCCAGGTTGAATTAGCCAATATCATTGAGCCCCGTGCGGCAGAAATCTTTAATTTGATAGAAGATGAGCTTCACCTTCTCGGTTATGATACAGATATTCCGAACGGCTTTGTTCTAACTGGAGGCGTTGCTAATATCCCTGGTCTGCTGGAGTTAGGGCGTTTTGAATTGCAGGCGCCTGTGCGGATTGCCATACCTGATTATATCGGTGTGCGTGATCCGGCATATACGACAGGAGTCGGTTTAATTAAGTATGCTTCCAAGTATTATATGAACCAAATGCCGCAGCAGGCAGAAGCAAAACAACCTCAACCAAAGAGTAACCGAAAACCGAATAACTCTGCACCAAAGGCAGCTAAAGCGCCAAAGGAGCAGGGCGGCGTCATCAAAAAGGTCAAAGAATGGTTTAGCGAATTTATTTAG
- a CDS encoding small basic family protein, with protein sequence MWLPVIGLIIGVILGFSFEFRVPEQYSSYLSIAVLAALDTIFGGLRAHLENHFDIKVFMSGFFFNTLLAAGLAFLGVYMGVDLYLAAIFAFGVRLFNNIAVMRRILIGRWFPDKEEKTLM encoded by the coding sequence ATGTGGCTACCTGTCATTGGGTTGATTATCGGTGTAATTCTTGGCTTTTCTTTTGAATTTCGTGTTCCTGAACAATACAGCAGCTATCTTTCCATTGCTGTACTGGCTGCCTTAGACACAATTTTTGGGGGCTTGCGGGCGCATTTAGAGAACCACTTTGACATTAAAGTGTTTATGTCAGGATTCTTCTTTAATACGCTGTTAGCTGCAGGACTTGCATTTCTTGGTGTTTATATGGGTGTCGATTTATATTTGGCGGCGATCTTCGCGTTTGGTGTTCGCCTATTTAACAACATCGCTGTCATGCGCCGTATCCTTATCGGACGTTGGTTCCCGGATAAAGAAGAAAAAACGCTGATGTAG
- a CDS encoding DUF881 domain-containing protein: protein MKNNRQVPFIITAISIIIGFMLTLQFRSNQPAVATERKDMFQLRQNVQKEMERHQTLLNDISKHEKLLSEYETSINEGGGPSVIQEELTRIKKENGFAEVTGPGIIIMIEDDPSAPGQDKLQSPVIDQDLTDLTSLLFANGAKAISINGNRLIVNSSIRIVGEGIQVDTTPIEMPYIVKAIGEPQSLEAALRLPGSDRESMEDWFHFLNKKFSIQKSEGVTVPAHQGTGRVKYMKPLEQKGAS from the coding sequence ATGAAAAATAATCGGCAGGTCCCATTCATAATAACCGCCATAAGCATTATCATTGGGTTCATGTTGACGCTCCAATTTCGTTCCAATCAGCCAGCTGTTGCCACGGAACGGAAGGATATGTTTCAACTGCGGCAAAATGTGCAAAAAGAAATGGAGCGTCATCAGACATTGCTGAATGATATATCCAAGCACGAGAAATTATTAAGTGAATATGAGACATCGATCAATGAAGGTGGAGGGCCATCCGTCATTCAAGAAGAGCTAACACGTATCAAAAAGGAAAACGGATTTGCTGAAGTAACAGGTCCGGGGATTATTATCATGATCGAAGACGATCCGTCTGCACCCGGACAGGATAAACTGCAATCGCCTGTAATTGATCAGGATTTAACCGATCTGACGAGCCTTCTATTTGCCAATGGCGCCAAAGCCATCTCGATTAATGGCAACCGTTTGATTGTCAACAGCTCAATTCGCATTGTGGGTGAAGGCATTCAAGTAGATACAACCCCCATTGAGATGCCGTATATCGTAAAAGCAATTGGTGAGCCACAAAGTCTTGAAGCGGCTTTGCGGTTACCGGGTTCTGATCGAGAATCAATGGAGGATTGGTTCCATTTTTTGAATAAGAAATTTTCAATCCAGAAGTCGGAAGGCGTCACTGTGCCTGCTCATCAGGGGACAGGAAGAGTGAAGTATATGAAGCCTCTGGAGCAAAAAGGAGCGTCGTAA
- a CDS encoding DUF881 domain-containing protein, with protein sequence MKNNLKVRKIHVYLTLVLLVFGFIVAYSMQLTMEGSGNIPSAIDDSEWEKKVKLNDKLIDEKETNEKLEKQLATLRMEVNKKEKELSERQAVSKQVIGELEELRMKAGLIPVVGTGVTVTLEDSKTARSFDDVAEGIVHDQNIRDVVNELFASGAEGVSVNGQRLVGGSSVRCVGPTVIVNDTKLAPPFVIQAIGDKETLLSALRLPGGVIDILKQRTLEISIKGSDQIELPAYVGETQTKVGSSLRKIYG encoded by the coding sequence ATGAAAAACAATCTTAAGGTTCGAAAAATCCATGTGTATTTAACGCTTGTGTTGTTGGTATTTGGGTTTATTGTTGCTTATTCGATGCAGTTGACGATGGAAGGGTCAGGGAATATTCCTTCCGCCATAGATGACAGCGAATGGGAAAAGAAAGTAAAGCTAAATGATAAGCTGATCGATGAGAAGGAAACGAATGAGAAGCTGGAAAAACAGCTAGCAACATTGCGGATGGAAGTCAATAAAAAAGAAAAGGAATTGTCTGAGCGTCAAGCCGTGTCGAAGCAGGTAATCGGTGAATTAGAAGAGCTTCGGATGAAGGCAGGATTGATTCCTGTGGTTGGTACAGGCGTTACTGTGACGCTAGAGGATAGCAAGACCGCTCGTTCATTTGATGATGTGGCTGAAGGAATTGTGCATGATCAGAACATACGTGATGTAGTTAATGAACTGTTCGCTTCCGGAGCAGAGGGCGTCTCTGTTAATGGGCAGCGGCTTGTGGGAGGGTCAAGCGTTCGCTGTGTTGGTCCAACTGTTATTGTTAATGATACGAAGCTTGCGCCACCATTCGTTATTCAGGCGATTGGCGATAAAGAAACCCTTCTATCGGCCTTGCGTTTGCCTGGCGGTGTGATTGATATATTAAAACAGCGGACCCTAGAAATCTCTATTAAAGGTTCTGATCAGATTGAGTTGCCAGCGTATGTTGGGGAAACACAGACAAAGGTAGGCAGCAGCCTGCGGAAGATTTATGGATAG
- a CDS encoding cell division protein FtsQ/DivIB, translating to MANIEKIPRLRKEDRKKKTNRQLLLLMLLFFIILLVVLFFQSSISRVQDISVTGAKLVPAEEIITQSRLTFDMQYLFVNKAKVEESIITALPAIERVDVRKTFPGKVELAVKERPRVALWMNSQGALYPVTDKGGILKQYPSGDGSVDKPIIRRWEIDQLLPKFAAQLDKVDPGIRQQISEIRHEPAANNPERLVLFMKDGFEVHTTIQNFADNMAWYPSFVQSLKQEGKTEGIINLSEVKWFAPYKQQPANNEKQS from the coding sequence ATGGCCAATATAGAGAAAATCCCGCGTTTACGGAAAGAGGACCGGAAGAAGAAGACGAATCGGCAACTGTTGTTGCTCATGCTGTTGTTTTTTATCATTTTGCTAGTGGTGCTATTCTTTCAATCATCCATTAGCAGAGTACAGGACATTTCTGTAACAGGGGCGAAGCTTGTGCCTGCTGAAGAGATTATTACACAATCCCGACTTACCTTTGATATGCAGTATTTGTTTGTCAATAAAGCGAAGGTAGAGGAGTCTATTATCACTGCTCTCCCAGCTATTGAGCGCGTGGACGTACGCAAGACATTTCCGGGTAAAGTCGAACTCGCAGTCAAGGAGCGCCCACGTGTGGCATTATGGATGAATAGTCAGGGTGCTCTTTATCCGGTTACGGACAAAGGCGGAATTCTAAAGCAGTATCCGTCTGGTGATGGTTCAGTGGACAAGCCGATTATCCGGCGCTGGGAGATTGATCAACTGCTGCCTAAATTCGCTGCGCAGTTGGATAAGGTAGATCCGGGCATTCGTCAGCAAATTTCTGAGATTAGGCATGAACCAGCCGCCAACAATCCTGAAAGACTTGTCTTGTTTATGAAAGATGGATTTGAAGTACATACAACCATCCAGAATTTTGCCGATAACATGGCATGGTATCCGTCATTTGTTCAGAGTTTGAAACAGGAAGGAAAGACAGAAGGGATCATCAACTTATCAGAGGTGAAATGGTTTGCGCCGTATAAGCAGCAGCCGGCAAACAATGAAAAACAATCTTAA
- the murA gene encoding UDP-N-acetylglucosamine 1-carboxyvinyltransferase, with protein MESFVIEGGTPLSGELRIQGAKNAALPILAATVLTGGAYTIYDVPRLSDIDVMLKILTELGATCSHEGTTVHVDTTALSATTVPEDLMGQMRSSIFLMGPLLARFGEVTLTRPGGCAIGERRINLHFKGLESLGATITMQDGGIRCTAKQLTGGMIFLDYPSVGATENIMLAAVLADGETILSNAAREPEIVDLQNFLNCLGAKVRGAGTDRIIIQGVTSLTAAEYQVIPDRIVTGTMMLAAAITQGNVTLRNVNPMHMVALLDVVKQCGVEIDHGRDIITIRADGPIRAIDRIMTAPYPGFPTDMQSQMMAFLSLAEGCSIMKETVFDGRFRHVNELCRLGADVYVDLNTAFIRGVPHLSGAVVEATDLRAGAALIIAGLAAEGETRVMQACHIDRGYDRIEEQLASLGARIRRVQ; from the coding sequence TTGGAGTCATTCGTGATTGAGGGAGGAACCCCGCTTTCAGGTGAGCTGCGCATTCAAGGCGCAAAAAACGCGGCACTTCCCATTTTGGCGGCTACCGTGCTTACCGGGGGAGCCTATACCATCTACGATGTACCCCGTCTCTCTGATATTGATGTCATGCTCAAAATCCTCACGGAGCTTGGAGCCACATGTTCGCACGAGGGAACAACGGTACATGTGGATACAACGGCGCTGTCCGCTACAACGGTGCCGGAGGATTTAATGGGCCAGATGCGTTCTTCTATTTTTCTGATGGGACCGCTGCTTGCGCGCTTTGGTGAAGTGACGTTGACCCGTCCGGGCGGTTGTGCAATCGGAGAGAGGCGCATAAATCTGCATTTTAAAGGTTTGGAATCACTTGGTGCGACAATAACAATGCAAGATGGGGGCATTCGCTGTACAGCCAAGCAGCTTACTGGCGGCATGATTTTTTTGGATTACCCGAGTGTGGGAGCCACAGAGAATATCATGCTGGCGGCTGTATTAGCTGACGGAGAGACCATTCTGTCCAATGCGGCCCGTGAGCCGGAGATTGTTGATTTGCAGAATTTCCTTAACTGTTTGGGGGCCAAGGTACGCGGAGCTGGAACGGATCGAATTATTATACAGGGGGTTACGTCTCTTACCGCAGCGGAGTATCAAGTCATCCCTGATCGGATCGTTACGGGTACGATGATGCTAGCAGCAGCGATCACTCAGGGAAACGTTACACTGCGAAATGTCAATCCGATGCATATGGTTGCTTTATTAGATGTTGTTAAGCAATGTGGTGTTGAAATCGACCATGGGCGTGATATAATTACGATAAGGGCAGACGGCCCAATTCGTGCTATTGACCGCATTATGACGGCTCCCTATCCGGGATTTCCGACGGATATGCAGTCACAGATGATGGCTTTTCTTTCGCTTGCAGAAGGTTGTAGCATTATGAAAGAGACAGTATTTGACGGAAGATTCAGGCATGTGAACGAGTTATGCCGATTGGGCGCTGATGTGTATGTGGATTTAAACACCGCTTTTATTCGCGGGGTACCGCATCTGTCTGGCGCGGTAGTAGAAGCGACTGATTTACGAGCGGGTGCTGCATTAATTATTGCCGGCCTTGCTGCGGAAGGAGAGACGAGAGTGATGCAGGCGTGCCATATCGATCGGGGATATGACCGGATTGAAGAGCAGCTTGCAAGTTTGGGCGCACGTATTCGAAGAGTACAGTAG
- the murB gene encoding UDP-N-acetylmuramate dehydrogenase, with the protein MQKLIAELKEANIGAVLVNEPLANHTTWKIGGPADILIEPTDKLALAHSMKLVHKHGVPWQVLGRGSNMLVRDGGIRGVLFKLADGFDHLTFNGEEVQVGAGYSFIRLAVMAGKEGLTGLEFAGGIPGTVGGAVYMNAGAHSSDVSRILTSAEVLLENGELVHLSSEDLRFGYRTSILQKEQRGIVVSAVFTLKPGDRKEIARHMAAYKDRRRQTQPLSMPCAGSVFRNPPGDHAGRLIESAGLKGLTVGGAQISEKHANFIVNRGNATAQDVLDLMEKVMKIIHEQYHVQLVPEVLVVGEG; encoded by the coding sequence ATGCAGAAGCTGATTGCAGAGCTAAAAGAAGCCAATATCGGAGCAGTGCTTGTTAATGAACCGCTGGCTAATCACACAACATGGAAGATTGGCGGGCCGGCAGACATTCTCATTGAACCGACTGATAAATTGGCGCTAGCTCACAGTATGAAGCTTGTTCATAAGCATGGGGTGCCCTGGCAGGTGCTGGGCAGAGGCTCGAACATGCTTGTGCGGGATGGAGGAATCCGCGGCGTTTTGTTTAAACTGGCTGATGGATTTGATCACCTTACCTTCAACGGGGAAGAGGTACAGGTGGGTGCTGGCTATTCGTTTATACGATTAGCGGTAATGGCCGGGAAAGAGGGATTGACCGGGCTTGAATTCGCAGGCGGTATTCCAGGTACAGTAGGTGGCGCAGTTTATATGAATGCAGGTGCGCACAGCTCTGATGTTTCACGCATTCTTACATCGGCTGAAGTGTTACTCGAAAACGGAGAGTTGGTACACCTATCTTCTGAAGACCTTAGATTTGGCTATCGTACGTCCATATTGCAGAAGGAGCAAAGAGGGATTGTAGTAAGTGCGGTATTTACGCTAAAACCTGGTGACCGCAAGGAGATTGCTCGCCATATGGCTGCGTATAAAGACCGGCGGCGTCAGACACAGCCATTGTCTATGCCGTGTGCAGGAAGCGTATTCCGCAACCCTCCAGGTGATCATGCAGGACGTCTTATCGAAAGCGCGGGACTTAAAGGGCTTACGGTGGGCGGTGCCCAAATCTCAGAGAAGCATGCCAATTTCATCGTGAATCGTGGGAATGCGACAGCTCAAGATGTCCTCGACCTTATGGAAAAAGTGATGAAGATCATTCATGAACAATACCATGTTCAGCTTGTTCCAGAAGTATTGGTGGTGGGCGAGGGGTAA
- the murG gene encoding undecaprenyldiphospho-muramoylpentapeptide beta-N-acetylglucosaminyltransferase → MNIVISGGGTGGHIYPALALIKEIKRQEPDSRVLYIGTEKGLEADLVPKEGIAFESVYITGFKRSLSFDNVKTIARFLKATSRAKRLIRDFQPDVVVGTGGYVCGPVVYAASSLGIPTLVHEQNVIPGLTNKFLSRYTSRVAVTFSGSASYFPKEKTVVTGNPRATEVALADGVAGLASLKVPANKKYVLIVGGSRGARAINEAVIEMVSELSKHTAYHFIYVTGEVHYDKTMEAIREKGTMPDNLTVRPFIYNMPEVLAGIDLIVNRAGASFLAEITALGLPSILIPSPYVTNNHQEKNARWLEEQGAARVILEPQLTGTSLLGEIDAVLRDEKRIQTMQDAAKKLGQPDAATRVYEELKTITHD, encoded by the coding sequence ATGAATATCGTAATTAGCGGCGGCGGTACGGGTGGACACATCTATCCGGCGCTTGCTCTTATTAAAGAAATCAAACGACAAGAGCCTGACTCTCGCGTGCTATATATTGGTACAGAAAAGGGGCTAGAAGCCGATCTTGTACCAAAGGAAGGTATTGCGTTTGAATCGGTATATATTACCGGTTTTAAACGAAGCCTTTCTTTTGATAATGTGAAGACTATTGCTAGATTTCTAAAAGCGACCAGCCGGGCCAAGCGATTGATCCGAGATTTTCAGCCGGACGTTGTCGTAGGCACCGGCGGATACGTATGTGGTCCGGTTGTATATGCGGCAAGCTCGCTAGGTATTCCCACGCTTGTTCATGAGCAGAATGTGATTCCGGGTCTGACCAATAAGTTTTTATCCCGCTATACAAGTCGGGTGGCCGTCACATTTTCTGGTTCCGCCTCTTATTTCCCCAAAGAAAAAACCGTAGTAACAGGAAATCCGCGCGCGACAGAAGTTGCGTTAGCAGACGGTGTGGCAGGGCTTGCATCATTAAAGGTACCGGCAAATAAAAAATATGTGCTTATCGTAGGAGGCAGTCGAGGAGCACGAGCCATTAATGAAGCGGTTATTGAGATGGTTTCTGAACTCTCGAAGCATACAGCCTATCATTTTATTTATGTAACAGGAGAGGTGCACTACGATAAAACGATGGAAGCGATACGTGAAAAAGGCACCATGCCAGACAATCTCACGGTGCGACCGTTCATCTACAATATGCCGGAAGTGTTGGCTGGTATCGATCTTATCGTAAATCGCGCCGGTGCATCCTTTCTTGCCGAGATTACTGCGCTCGGCCTGCCGTCTATTTTAATTCCTTCTCCGTATGTGACCAACAATCATCAGGAGAAGAATGCAAGATGGCTTGAGGAGCAAGGGGCGGCTCGTGTGATTTTAGAGCCGCAGCTTACAGGGACATCGCTGCTTGGCGAGATTGATGCCGTATTGAGGGATGAGAAGCGAATTCAGACGATGCAGGATGCAGCAAAGAAGCTCGGACAGCCGGATGCGGCAACACGTGTCTATGAAGAATTAAAAACGATTACCCACGACTGA
- the spoVE gene encoding stage V sporulation protein E produces the protein MTKARSTPDFLIIVVTFVLLAVGVVMVYSSSAVVAAQKGDPFFFTKRQLIFAVLGIVAMFMTMNIDYWVWKRWAKPGLIFCFFLLVIVLIIGKEVNGAKSWLGIGAFGIQPAEFMKLGMSAFLARWLSENQKDIGSFTKGLIPTLGIVCLAFGLIMLQPDLGTGTVLLGTSVLMIFIAGMRLAHLFGLALLGVAGFVGLILVAPYRMDRITAFVDPWSDPLGTGYQLIQSLYAIGPGGLMGLGIGMSRQKFLYLPEPYNDFIFSILAEELGFIGGVTVLLLFLLLLWRGMRVAITAPDLFGSLLATGIIGMLAIQVVINVGVVTGMFPVTGITLPFLSYGGSSLTLMLTGIGVLLNISRYSRA, from the coding sequence GTGACAAAGGCCCGTTCAACTCCTGATTTTCTTATTATTGTCGTAACGTTCGTGCTGCTGGCTGTAGGTGTCGTGATGGTATACAGTTCAAGTGCTGTAGTCGCCGCTCAGAAAGGTGATCCGTTCTTCTTCACCAAACGTCAGCTAATTTTTGCTGTGTTAGGCATTGTGGCGATGTTTATGACCATGAACATCGATTATTGGGTATGGAAAAGGTGGGCGAAGCCTGGACTTATTTTTTGCTTTTTTCTGCTTGTGATTGTTCTCATCATAGGTAAAGAAGTCAATGGAGCAAAAAGCTGGCTTGGAATTGGCGCATTCGGAATTCAACCCGCAGAGTTTATGAAGCTTGGAATGTCTGCTTTTCTGGCTAGGTGGTTATCGGAAAATCAAAAAGATATTGGGTCATTTACCAAAGGGCTAATCCCCACACTTGGTATTGTGTGTCTGGCGTTTGGTTTGATCATGCTTCAGCCTGATCTAGGAACAGGTACCGTGCTGCTGGGTACTTCTGTGCTGATGATTTTCATTGCGGGAATGCGGCTTGCGCATCTGTTCGGTCTGGCTCTTTTGGGTGTGGCAGGCTTTGTTGGATTAATATTGGTTGCGCCTTATCGAATGGATCGGATCACGGCCTTTGTTGATCCGTGGTCAGATCCGCTGGGTACGGGATACCAGTTGATTCAATCGCTTTATGCGATCGGACCAGGTGGGTTAATGGGACTGGGTATTGGGATGAGTCGACAGAAATTCTTATACCTTCCTGAGCCGTATAATGACTTCATTTTTTCGATTTTAGCTGAGGAGCTTGGGTTTATTGGCGGCGTGACGGTTCTTCTTTTATTTTTGTTGCTTTTGTGGCGAGGCATGCGCGTTGCCATTACTGCCCCGGATCTATTCGGCAGTCTGCTTGCTACGGGAATTATTGGGATGCTGGCAATTCAGGTTGTTATTAATGTCGGCGTTGTAACTGGCATGTTTCCGGTTACGGGTATTACACTGCCATTCTTAAGCTACGGCGGCTCCTCGCTGACGCTTATGCTTACAGGAATTGGCGTTCTCTTAAACATTTCACGTTATTCGAGAGCATAG